The Chryseolinea soli genome contains a region encoding:
- a CDS encoding DUF3109 family protein — MMKIGEILVSDDIRDKEFVCNLEKCKGACCVEGDFGAPLSKEEIPILDEIYPKIKKYLSPEGIKEIEKHGTHVVDDEGELCTPVIAGRECVYAIYDKKGILKCGIEEAYNDGVVDWKKPISCHLYPIRVTQKKNFEALNYHKWHICSPACALGKELQVPVYKFLKGPLVRKYGEAWYKELEDTIEQHPKPAPKKPKT; from the coding sequence ATGATGAAAATTGGAGAAATTTTGGTTTCTGACGACATCCGCGACAAGGAGTTTGTCTGCAACCTAGAGAAGTGCAAAGGTGCCTGCTGCGTGGAGGGTGATTTCGGTGCCCCCCTGTCGAAAGAGGAGATCCCCATTCTCGACGAGATTTATCCCAAAATCAAAAAATACCTATCGCCGGAAGGCATCAAGGAAATCGAGAAACACGGCACCCACGTGGTAGACGACGAAGGCGAGCTTTGCACGCCCGTGATCGCCGGCCGCGAATGCGTGTATGCGATCTACGACAAAAAAGGAATTCTAAAGTGCGGCATCGAAGAAGCTTACAATGACGGCGTGGTTGATTGGAAAAAACCGATTTCCTGCCATCTCTATCCCATCCGTGTAACCCAGAAGAAAAACTTCGAGGCCCTCAACTATCATAAGTGGCATATCTGCTCGCCAGCCTGTGCATTGGGAAAAGAATTGCAGGTGCCGGTCTACAAGTTTCTGAAGGGCCCCCTGGTCCGTAAATACGGGGAAGCGTGGTACAAGGAATTGGAAGACACCATCGAGCAGCATCCTAAGCCTGCGCCGAAGAAGCCAAAAACCTGA
- the tcmP gene encoding three-Cys-motif partner protein TcmP — MNVKTPVAPLNFQADGLSITAAEPWFKVKVQLVQRYLQAFIMNAAAKADEIIFVDAFSGSGLYSTGHQKAIFPSVALATLAGDLPIHRWIFCERDPEQAYALQVRVKKYGPEKNVSVFSDALPELTDRFRTSLPTSKRGHKVAVLCLVDPFSLDMPLGLMEKWSALGFSFVVPFTFVLNDRLTYQHYTEDHPDTLRKYIGGTGFDSLSKVTSNIQFYKHLVRLYQNNMLVMGMNTALSVHKLESHLINLPVFYMGFFSRQFSAQAIQRDVNVSEHLQFDLFG; from the coding sequence TTGAACGTAAAAACGCCCGTCGCTCCGCTGAATTTTCAAGCCGATGGATTGAGCATCACCGCCGCCGAACCCTGGTTTAAAGTAAAGGTTCAACTTGTTCAGCGTTACCTACAGGCCTTCATCATGAACGCCGCGGCCAAGGCCGATGAAATTATTTTTGTTGACGCATTTTCCGGTAGCGGGCTCTATTCCACAGGTCATCAAAAAGCGATCTTTCCCAGCGTTGCACTCGCCACGCTGGCCGGCGATCTTCCCATTCATCGGTGGATATTTTGTGAGCGCGACCCGGAACAGGCCTACGCCCTGCAGGTGCGCGTGAAGAAATACGGGCCTGAAAAAAACGTCTCTGTCTTTTCCGATGCGTTGCCGGAACTGACCGACCGCTTCAGAACTTCCCTACCAACATCAAAACGGGGCCATAAAGTTGCAGTCCTCTGCCTGGTCGACCCGTTTTCGCTGGACATGCCCTTGGGGCTCATGGAGAAGTGGTCTGCGCTGGGCTTTAGCTTTGTGGTGCCGTTCACCTTCGTCCTCAACGACCGGCTCACCTACCAGCACTACACCGAAGACCATCCCGACACCTTGCGAAAGTATATCGGGGGCACGGGGTTCGACAGTTTATCGAAAGTGACCAGCAACATCCAATTCTACAAACATTTGGTGCGCCTCTATCAAAACAACATGCTGGTGATGGGCATGAACACGGCGTTGTCGGTGCACAAACTGGAGTCGCATCTCATCAACCTGCCCGTCTTCTATATGGGATTTTTCTCCCGGCAATTCTCCGCCCAGGCCATTCAGCGCGATGTGAATGTGAGCGAGCATTTGCAATTCGACTTATTTGGTTGA
- a CDS encoding DUF4290 domain-containing protein gives MIGEYNSSRPHIILKEYGRNVQKLVEYIRSLPSIEKRTELSYTLIELIKQLTPSIKEQPDNPQRLWDDLYIIADFDLSVNNPYPVPEREILFKKPMRMEYPKNDVRFRHYGKNIEKLVKEALKKDDPQEREESIIYLGKLMKTFYGNWNKETLDDSVILRDIQAMSGGALNMTIEKVRDENLFEKLYKERKKVRPQQGQGQGNSSHQQPRHSGSGGGHRPFNKNNNKGGNNNFRRRRDQ, from the coding sequence ATGATCGGAGAATACAATTCATCGCGCCCGCATATTATTCTGAAAGAATATGGCCGCAACGTCCAAAAGCTGGTAGAATACATCAGAAGCCTTCCCAGCATCGAAAAGCGCACAGAGCTCTCCTATACCCTCATCGAGCTCATCAAACAACTTACCCCCAGCATCAAAGAACAACCCGACAACCCGCAGCGGTTGTGGGATGATCTATACATCATCGCCGACTTTGACCTGAGCGTCAACAACCCCTATCCGGTTCCTGAGCGGGAGATCCTGTTCAAGAAACCCATGCGAATGGAGTATCCCAAAAATGACGTCCGCTTCCGCCACTATGGCAAGAACATCGAGAAGCTGGTGAAGGAGGCCTTGAAGAAAGACGATCCGCAAGAGCGCGAGGAGTCCATCATCTACCTGGGCAAGCTCATGAAGACGTTCTATGGCAACTGGAACAAAGAAACCCTGGACGACTCGGTGATCCTCCGCGACATCCAGGCCATGTCGGGTGGTGCGTTGAACATGACCATCGAGAAAGTACGCGACGAAAACCTGTTCGAGAAGCTTTACAAAGAGCGCAAGAAAGTGCGCCCTCAACAAGGCCAGGGACAGGGCAACAGCAGTCATCAACAGCCCCGTCATTCCGGTAGCGGCGGTGGCCATCGCCCGTTCAACAAGAACAACAACAAAGGCGGCAACAACAATTTCCGCAGAAGAAGAGATCAATAA
- a CDS encoding ATP-dependent helicase: MTTDYLDSLNEPQREGVVNTEGPCMLIAGAGSGKTRVLTFRIAQLMNKGVDAFNIMSLTFTNKAAREMRERIEKVVGHDARNLWMGTFHSVFARILRAEAHHLGYPNNFTIYDTDDSKTLIKNIVKEMGLDDTAYKASTVYNRISAAKNSLISWEDYLQNAELMGDDAANLRPEIGKIYKAYALRTFRAGSMDFDDLLFNTDKLFKEHLEVLNKYQQRIHYVLVDEFQDTNLCQYYIIRKLAAVRQNICVVGDDAQSIYAFRGADITNILNFERDYPDLKVIKLEQNYRSTQNIVEAANSVIKKNRAQLPKNVWTANEQGPLIELIKAVSDKEEGKLIAGSIFQERMQHQLKFSDFAILYRTNSQSRAIEEALRSMNIKYKMVGGLSFYQRKEVKDLLAYMRYVLNQQDEASFRRIINLPKRGIGDSTVDKIVVAANDHSMTIWDVLQNAGHFVGGRSAAPIEDFVAMIKRFTLEVERKDAFDAAFEIAKGSGLLRELYEDKTVEGLSRHENVQELLNAIKGFVEDPERQEKSLGSFLQEISLATGQDEDKDKDPDKVTLMTIHMAKGLEFRNVYIVGLEEDLFPSQMMLSSRAELEEERRLFYVAITRAEKRLFLSYALTRYRFGRLKNCEPSRFLDDVDQSYIKVSSKFGGLESAPPTSQYAKTLVNGIKKTIASTPVSKPPSGYKPPADFAPSDTSALKEGMKVEHPKFGFGTVLQMDMSGADRKARINFGSAGEKTLLLSFAKLRIVE; the protein is encoded by the coding sequence ATGACGACGGATTATCTCGATAGTTTAAATGAGCCCCAACGCGAAGGGGTTGTCAATACCGAAGGACCTTGTATGCTCATCGCCGGCGCCGGCTCGGGCAAAACCCGCGTGCTCACCTTCCGCATCGCCCAACTGATGAACAAAGGGGTGGACGCGTTCAACATCATGTCCCTCACTTTCACCAACAAGGCCGCGCGCGAAATGCGCGAGCGCATCGAAAAAGTGGTGGGCCACGATGCCCGCAACCTGTGGATGGGCACCTTCCACTCCGTGTTTGCCCGCATCCTCCGCGCCGAAGCCCATCACCTGGGATACCCGAACAATTTCACGATCTACGATACCGACGATTCCAAAACGCTCATCAAGAACATCGTGAAGGAAATGGGATTGGACGACACCGCCTACAAGGCCAGCACCGTCTACAACCGCATCTCCGCCGCCAAGAACAGCCTCATCAGTTGGGAAGACTATCTGCAAAACGCCGAACTCATGGGCGACGACGCCGCCAACCTGCGTCCCGAGATCGGCAAGATCTATAAAGCCTATGCCCTGCGCACCTTCCGCGCCGGCTCCATGGATTTCGACGACCTGTTGTTCAACACCGACAAGCTTTTCAAAGAACACCTGGAAGTGCTCAACAAATACCAGCAACGGATTCATTACGTCCTGGTGGATGAGTTCCAGGACACCAACTTGTGTCAATACTACATCATCCGTAAGCTCGCCGCCGTGCGGCAGAACATCTGCGTGGTGGGCGACGATGCGCAAAGTATCTATGCTTTCCGCGGTGCGGACATCACCAACATCCTGAACTTCGAGCGCGACTACCCGGATTTGAAGGTGATCAAACTGGAGCAGAACTACCGCTCCACGCAAAACATCGTGGAGGCGGCAAACTCGGTCATCAAAAAGAACCGGGCGCAGCTCCCCAAAAATGTGTGGACGGCCAACGAGCAAGGCCCCCTCATCGAGCTGATCAAGGCCGTATCCGACAAAGAAGAGGGCAAGCTGATAGCCGGCTCCATCTTCCAGGAGCGCATGCAGCACCAGCTCAAGTTCAGCGACTTTGCCATTCTCTACCGCACCAATAGCCAGTCGCGGGCCATTGAAGAGGCCCTGCGCAGCATGAACATCAAGTATAAAATGGTGGGCGGTCTCTCCTTCTATCAACGCAAGGAGGTCAAGGACCTGCTGGCCTATATGCGTTATGTCCTTAACCAACAGGACGAAGCCTCCTTTCGCCGTATCATCAATTTGCCCAAACGGGGCATTGGCGATTCCACGGTAGATAAGATCGTGGTGGCGGCGAACGATCATAGCATGACCATCTGGGATGTTTTGCAAAATGCCGGACACTTTGTGGGTGGCCGATCTGCGGCACCCATCGAGGATTTTGTGGCTATGATCAAACGGTTTACGCTGGAGGTCGAGCGCAAGGATGCCTTTGACGCCGCTTTCGAAATTGCCAAAGGCTCCGGGCTGCTACGCGAACTCTATGAAGACAAGACCGTGGAAGGCCTGAGCCGCCATGAAAACGTCCAGGAATTGTTGAACGCCATCAAGGGGTTTGTCGAGGACCCGGAGCGCCAGGAAAAAAGCCTCGGCTCCTTCCTCCAGGAAATATCGTTGGCCACAGGCCAGGACGAAGACAAGGACAAGGATCCCGACAAAGTCACGCTCATGACCATTCACATGGCCAAGGGGCTGGAGTTCCGGAATGTCTATATCGTGGGACTGGAAGAAGACCTCTTCCCTTCTCAAATGATGCTGAGCAGCCGCGCCGAACTGGAGGAAGAACGCCGTCTTTTTTACGTCGCCATCACCCGTGCCGAGAAGCGCTTGTTCCTGTCGTATGCACTCACCCGCTATCGTTTCGGACGGCTAAAGAACTGCGAACCGAGTCGTTTTCTTGACGACGTGGATCAATCCTACATCAAGGTAAGCAGCAAGTTCGGTGGTCTGGAGTCAGCACCACCCACCAGTCAGTATGCCAAAACCCTGGTGAATGGCATAAAGAAAACCATTGCCTCCACCCCGGTGAGCAAACCACCCTCGGGCTACAAACCACCAGCTGATTTTGCTCCCAGCGACACATCCGCTCTGAAAGAAGGCATGAAAGTCGAGCATCCCAAGTTTGGGTTTGGCACCGTGCTGCAGATGGACATGAGTGGTGCCGACCGAAAGGCTCGCATCAACTTCGGGTCCGCCGGAGAGAAGACGCTCTTGCTCAGCTTCGCGAAACTTCGAATTGTAGAATAA
- the murA gene encoding UDP-N-acetylglucosamine 1-carboxyvinyltransferase — MSIFKIKGGKKLKGEIIPQGAKNEALQILSATLLSAEPITIHNVPNIVDVNKLIELIGDLGSKVEKLGPESYRFTASNVNINFLETDTYRKKAAALRGSVMLLGPILARFGKATMPKPGGDKIGRRRLDTHFLGFQKLGAKFNFDSEEHLFHIDASELKGCYMLLDEASVTGTANIVMAAVLAKGTTTIYYAACEPYLQQLCLMLNRMGAKISGIGSNLLTIEGVAKLGGTEHTLLPDMIEIGSFIGLAAMTQSEITIKNCRIDMLGIIPEIFKRLGIKMEFRGDDIYIPSQERYELETFIDGSILTVSDAPWPGFTPDLISIVLVVATQAKGSVLIHQKMFESRLFFVDKLIDMGAQIILCDPHRANVIGLDRKQQLKGIKMSSPDIRAGVALLIAALSASGTSEISNIDQIDRGYQNIDQRLKALGADIERIA; from the coding sequence ATGAGCATTTTCAAGATCAAAGGAGGAAAAAAGCTGAAAGGCGAAATCATTCCACAAGGCGCAAAAAATGAAGCGCTTCAAATCCTCAGTGCCACCCTGCTTTCGGCCGAGCCCATCACCATCCACAACGTGCCCAACATCGTGGACGTGAACAAGCTCATCGAACTCATCGGCGACCTGGGTAGTAAAGTAGAGAAACTGGGACCGGAGTCGTATCGTTTCACGGCGTCAAACGTGAATATTAATTTCCTGGAGACAGACACCTATCGCAAGAAAGCTGCCGCACTTCGCGGATCGGTCATGCTGCTGGGTCCCATCCTGGCCCGCTTTGGTAAAGCCACCATGCCCAAACCCGGCGGCGACAAGATCGGAAGGCGACGTCTGGATACACACTTCCTCGGCTTCCAGAAGCTGGGCGCCAAATTCAACTTCGATTCGGAAGAACACCTTTTTCATATCGATGCTTCGGAATTGAAAGGATGCTATATGCTGTTGGACGAAGCCTCCGTGACCGGCACTGCCAACATCGTGATGGCTGCCGTGCTCGCCAAAGGAACAACCACCATCTATTACGCCGCCTGCGAACCCTACCTGCAGCAGCTCTGTCTCATGCTCAACCGCATGGGCGCCAAGATCAGCGGCATCGGCTCCAACCTGCTCACCATCGAAGGCGTAGCGAAGCTGGGAGGAACCGAACACACGCTGTTGCCCGACATGATCGAGATCGGCAGCTTTATCGGCCTGGCGGCCATGACACAGTCGGAGATCACCATCAAGAATTGCCGCATCGATATGCTGGGAATCATTCCCGAGATCTTCAAACGCCTCGGCATCAAAATGGAATTCCGCGGCGATGATATCTACATTCCCTCGCAAGAGCGCTATGAACTGGAAACGTTCATCGACGGCTCCATCCTCACCGTATCGGACGCTCCCTGGCCGGGTTTCACACCCGACTTGATCAGCATTGTGCTGGTCGTTGCCACGCAGGCAAAAGGCAGTGTGCTCATCCATCAAAAAATGTTTGAAAGCCGCCTGTTCTTTGTCGATAAACTGATCGACATGGGCGCGCAAATCATTCTATGCGACCCGCACCGCGCCAACGTGATTGGCCTGGATCGCAAACAGCAGTTAAAAGGCATCAAGATGTCATCGCCCGACATCCGGGCAGGGGTGGCGTTGTTGATTGCCGCATTGTCGGCCAGCGGAACCAGTGAAATTTCCAACATCGATCAGATCGATCGCGGCTATCAAAATATCGACCAGCGCTTGAAAGCGTTGGGGGCCGATATTGAGAGAATCGCCTAA
- a CDS encoding IPT/TIG domain-containing protein — MKKAAFFLLGCFLISCSDEEKSPSILTITPSVADFGQQVTIAGSNFSTTLLDNEVSFNGTPATVTSATATELTVTVPVNSTSGKISIKSQGRQVISATDFTVTCGQWFSRAALPQTGESDNAITFTALGYAFVMLGQASVGGALQDAVLYRFDPTNNSWTPKTIYDKEFFASSFASWGSYEKGFVLEPYGGDLHVYDANSDSWSIKSNPYTANSGDKYPIIAFNIGNDGYVMLSDNNVWKYNIAGDSWTNQGVFTGELDFSYEIYGLATSTKGYLGNGSALWEFDPVTKQWTQKASVSAQTFLMFATHDGVYAADCSTEGKGLWEFNVSKNIWTRKASLPGGQRYSPLFFGLGDKGYVGGGNQTSNDQPLKDFFVYMPAGGID; from the coding sequence ATGAAAAAAGCTGCCTTCTTCCTTCTCGGTTGTTTCCTGATCTCTTGTTCCGACGAAGAAAAGTCACCTTCCATCCTGACGATCACCCCGAGCGTCGCCGACTTTGGGCAGCAGGTAACGATCGCCGGTTCGAATTTCAGCACCACCTTATTGGACAACGAAGTGAGCTTTAACGGCACCCCCGCCACGGTGACGTCGGCCACCGCCACCGAATTGACAGTGACCGTACCCGTCAACAGCACCTCGGGAAAGATTTCCATTAAAAGCCAGGGACGCCAGGTGATCAGCGCCACGGACTTTACCGTGACCTGCGGACAGTGGTTTTCTCGTGCAGCACTCCCTCAAACCGGAGAAAGCGATAATGCCATCACCTTCACCGCTCTGGGCTATGCATTTGTCATGCTGGGGCAGGCTAGCGTTGGTGGGGCACTCCAGGATGCCGTTTTATACCGATTTGATCCGACCAACAATAGCTGGACACCCAAAACCATCTACGATAAAGAGTTCTTCGCCAGCTCCTTTGCCAGCTGGGGATCGTACGAAAAAGGATTTGTGCTGGAGCCCTACGGCGGCGACCTGCACGTCTACGACGCGAACTCCGATTCGTGGTCGATAAAATCAAATCCCTATACGGCTAACAGCGGCGACAAATACCCCATAATCGCCTTCAATATTGGCAACGATGGCTATGTCATGCTTTCCGATAACAACGTCTGGAAATACAATATCGCCGGCGACAGTTGGACGAACCAGGGAGTATTCACCGGTGAACTGGATTTCTCCTACGAAATTTATGGCCTGGCCACCAGCACCAAGGGCTATCTCGGCAACGGCTCTGCCCTTTGGGAATTCGATCCTGTCACGAAGCAATGGACGCAAAAGGCGAGTGTCTCCGCCCAAACTTTTTTGATGTTTGCCACGCATGATGGCGTTTACGCTGCCGACTGCAGCACCGAAGGCAAAGGTCTTTGGGAGTTCAACGTCAGCAAAAACATATGGACTCGGAAAGCAAGTCTGCCCGGCGGTCAACGATATTCGCCCTTGTTTTTCGGTCTGGGTGACAAAGGTTACGTGGGGGGCGGAAACCAGACCTCCAACGACCAACCGTTGAAGGATTTCTTCGTGTATATGCCTGCTGGTGGCATTGATTGA
- a CDS encoding outer membrane beta-barrel protein, whose translation MRTSAIVILSFIAITAFGQKNFRPGYILKEADTVRGAVQYREGSAAFGKCTFQATGQTEAITYAPTEIKGFGYETRHFKSVVIRHEYQFVEIIVQGRANLLRRGQDYFVQKDTALVALTSTTTDVFISGRQYKNEDKNFANRLNGLFSDCPTFKGGLEKINLFTLSPPQVESKFSDVVSAYNTCLDGPSKKHQIAKDKKAFSWGAVTGVVMANADGYLTTLNLGTLDFKSNPSVTAGLFLDLVNPRFSEKFHFRLEANYLKAKLTATKLYPATNPTYPDDNSIVTLEYSAINVPITFGYNFSTGNFSPYLRGGFSPIFLVSKKFGRTIDYGDPSKKDYESPEFVPLVSTTLTFCLSAGADYKIGKHTTFAEVRYEPKVQMLFGSDPSNTSKVGYLKFLVGIRF comes from the coding sequence GTGAGAACCTCAGCCATAGTCATTTTAAGTTTCATTGCCATCACTGCTTTCGGCCAGAAAAATTTCAGACCCGGATACATCCTAAAAGAAGCCGATACCGTGCGGGGCGCGGTGCAATACCGCGAGGGAAGTGCCGCGTTTGGAAAATGTACTTTTCAAGCGACCGGCCAGACAGAAGCCATAACGTATGCCCCCACGGAGATCAAGGGTTTTGGATATGAGACCCGTCATTTCAAATCGGTGGTGATCCGTCATGAATATCAATTTGTTGAGATCATTGTTCAGGGCCGGGCAAATCTGTTGCGCCGGGGGCAGGACTATTTTGTTCAAAAAGATACCGCGCTCGTTGCGCTGACCTCCACAACGACCGATGTATTTATCAGTGGCCGTCAATACAAAAATGAGGACAAAAATTTTGCCAATAGGCTAAACGGTCTTTTCTCAGATTGCCCCACCTTCAAAGGAGGGTTGGAGAAAATCAATTTGTTTACGCTCTCGCCACCACAGGTTGAAAGCAAATTCTCTGATGTCGTTTCAGCCTATAACACCTGCTTGGATGGTCCGTCCAAGAAACATCAAATTGCCAAGGATAAGAAAGCATTCTCATGGGGAGCCGTGACCGGTGTCGTGATGGCAAATGCCGACGGCTATCTAACCACGCTCAATCTTGGCACGCTTGATTTCAAAAGCAATCCCTCGGTGACGGCAGGTCTTTTTCTGGATTTGGTCAATCCTCGTTTCAGTGAGAAATTTCACTTCCGGCTGGAGGCGAACTACCTAAAGGCTAAACTCACCGCCACCAAACTTTACCCCGCAACAAATCCAACATACCCAGACGATAATTCAATCGTCACCCTGGAGTATAGCGCTATCAATGTTCCGATTACGTTTGGATACAATTTTAGCACAGGAAATTTTTCGCCTTATCTACGCGGAGGATTCAGTCCCATTTTTCTCGTGAGCAAGAAATTCGGACGAACAATAGACTATGGTGATCCTTCTAAAAAAGATTATGAATCACCCGAATTTGTTCCCCTGGTGAGCACAACCTTAACGTTTTGTCTCAGCGCTGGGGCCGATTATAAGATTGGAAAACACACGACCTTTGCTGAAGTACGCTACGAACCAAAAGTTCAAATGCTATTTGGATCCGACCCAAGCAACACTTCCAAAGTAGGGTACCTGAAATTTCTGGTTGGGATTCGTTTCTAA
- a CDS encoding exodeoxyribonuclease III, with amino-acid sequence MHLVNWNVNGIRSIIKKDFLKDIAEMNPDILCFQETKAGVEDARGALEQLQGYHTYINSSKARKGYSGTAILSRTEPMSVTYDMGMEEHDQEGRVITAEYPTYFVVTVYTPNAGEGLARLDYRERWDREFMEYLQWLSRRKPVIACGDFNVAHQPIDIARPKENYNKSAGYTQREIDGFTRLLEAGFVDTFRRFYPEEVKYTYWNFVTNARAKNAGWRIDYFLVSESLMGNVKDALIYNQYLGSDHCPVALKIEF; translated from the coding sequence ATGCACCTCGTCAACTGGAATGTGAACGGAATACGGTCCATCATCAAGAAGGATTTCTTGAAGGACATTGCCGAGATGAATCCCGATATTCTCTGTTTCCAGGAGACCAAGGCGGGCGTGGAGGATGCGCGAGGGGCACTCGAGCAGTTGCAAGGCTATCACACCTACATCAACTCATCCAAAGCCCGCAAAGGCTATTCGGGCACGGCCATTCTCTCCAGGACCGAGCCCATGTCCGTCACCTACGATATGGGGATGGAGGAACACGACCAGGAGGGGAGGGTGATCACTGCTGAATATCCAACCTATTTCGTGGTCACCGTATATACCCCCAACGCCGGCGAGGGACTTGCACGGCTCGACTACCGCGAGCGATGGGACCGTGAGTTCATGGAATATCTGCAATGGCTCAGCCGCCGGAAACCCGTTATTGCTTGTGGCGATTTTAATGTGGCGCATCAGCCGATCGACATTGCCCGTCCAAAGGAAAATTACAACAAGTCGGCGGGCTATACGCAGCGCGAGATCGATGGCTTCACGCGTCTCTTGGAGGCGGGCTTTGTGGACACGTTCCGCCGGTTTTACCCGGAAGAGGTGAAGTACACCTACTGGAATTTTGTGACCAACGCGCGGGCGAAAAACGCGGGCTGGCGAATCGATTATTTCCTGGTGAGCGAGTCACTTATGGGTAACGTCAAGGACGCGCTGATATACAATCAATACCTGGGCTCGGATCATTGCCCGGTGGCTTTGAAGATCGAATTTTAG
- a CDS encoding BatA domain-containing protein, with the protein MMFAHPIWLWGLTGLLIPIGIHLLSRKEGKVVRMGSIRYLEDSTTKQFKSLRLNEVLLLALRCLAIALLVFLLSGLQFNASGSHQKKWLVVEAGLENDARFSSLSDSLKKEGYELKQLAKGFPSLDSATTERLNYWSAVDLLKRKSLQQAVVLSYNYLSGFKGKRITLPANIRWVTVTPEPTEFPLQAIRLASDSVSIRKGVSTPRETHFETVKAIASPSGYFHLGNDSVHINAPDTVSLAIVGYDEFGYDQMILTASLEALKESIPTYIQWQKYKLKDIPEASKADWLVWLSPEKLPEGTPFRQIILKPETGEHGPLLSRQPGKAGSETWIITKRLNEEIALQEKLPWQLANVILTKPETDPKFDRRTQPETSQWSTETTTDGLWAGAPAGQHNPSPLLAFAFMAVLLTERLVAFKRNQ; encoded by the coding sequence ATGATGTTCGCCCACCCGATATGGCTTTGGGGTTTGACGGGATTACTGATCCCGATCGGCATCCACTTGCTGAGCCGTAAGGAGGGCAAGGTGGTTCGCATGGGCAGCATCCGGTACCTGGAAGATTCCACAACCAAACAATTCAAAAGCCTGCGATTAAATGAAGTGCTGTTGCTCGCGTTGCGTTGCCTGGCCATTGCTTTGTTGGTGTTCCTGTTGAGCGGATTGCAATTCAACGCTTCGGGGAGCCATCAAAAAAAATGGCTGGTGGTGGAAGCCGGCCTGGAGAACGACGCCCGGTTTTCTTCACTTAGCGATAGCTTGAAAAAAGAAGGCTATGAATTGAAGCAATTGGCGAAAGGCTTTCCCTCGCTTGACAGTGCAACAACAGAACGGCTCAACTACTGGTCGGCCGTGGATCTGTTGAAGAGAAAATCGCTGCAGCAGGCAGTCGTCCTTTCCTACAATTACCTATCGGGATTTAAAGGTAAACGCATAACGCTGCCGGCGAACATACGATGGGTCACCGTTACGCCCGAACCAACAGAGTTTCCGCTACAAGCCATTAGACTTGCGAGCGACTCGGTTTCGATTCGAAAAGGAGTATCAACACCTCGTGAGACGCACTTTGAAACGGTAAAGGCAATCGCGTCGCCGAGTGGATACTTTCACCTGGGCAATGATTCCGTTCACATCAATGCCCCGGACACGGTTTCCCTGGCCATCGTCGGCTATGATGAATTTGGTTACGATCAAATGATTCTGACGGCGTCGTTAGAGGCGTTGAAAGAATCCATACCAACGTATATCCAGTGGCAAAAATATAAGCTCAAGGATATTCCGGAAGCATCAAAAGCTGATTGGCTCGTTTGGCTTTCGCCGGAAAAACTACCAGAAGGAACGCCCTTTCGTCAAATCATTCTAAAACCGGAAACGGGTGAACATGGCCCACTGCTATCGCGGCAACCGGGCAAGGCTGGATCAGAAACATGGATCATCACAAAGCGGCTGAATGAAGAAATCGCCCTCCAGGAAAAACTTCCCTGGCAACTGGCCAATGTCATCCTTACCAAACCGGAAACCGATCCAAAATTTGACCGGCGAACGCAGCCCGAAACCTCACAATGGTCAACCGAAACCACCACGGATGGGCTGTGGGCGGGAGCACCGGCAGGTCAACATAATCCCTCTCCCCTGCTGGCCTTTGCTTTTATGGCTGTTTTATTAACCGAAAGGCTTGTGGCCTTCAAACGAAATCAATGA